CGTTGTTCATTTAGTTGAAAAATTTGACAAAGGTTTAGCGCATCCAAGTGTTGTTCGTCAATATGTAGAGCCAATTTTAATGCAAGAGAAAGTGGCTAAATTGGTAGATGAGCAAGTTGCGAACGGAGGTTTAAATGCTTTTGCATCTAAATTTGGAGCGAAAAAAGGAAATGCAACAGTTAACTTTTCTAATTCTAATTTAACTGGAATTGGTTTAGAGCCTAAAGTTGTTGGAGCTGCGTTTGGAGTTAAACCAAATCAATCTTCTAAAGCAATTGCAGGTAATGCAGGAGTTTTCTATATCATTCCTTCAAATCAACAAATTCAAAAGAATCAAAAAGGTTCAATGATCTTGGATAACTTAAATCGTCAATTACAAGGACGTTTCCAACAAACATTGTTACAGTCATTGATTCAAGCTGCTGATGTGGTTGATAACCGCGACAGAGCTTTACGTTAAGATTTAAAATTTCTTATAATAAAAAACTCCCAAGCTGTAAAGTTTGGGAGTTTTTGGTTTTATTTAATTTGAGCTTTTATTAAGTCAAACTTTTCTTCTAAAAGTAGTTTGTATAATTCTTTAACTTCATTCCAGTCTTTAGCTTTATACTTAGTACCTATTTCATCAAATGTTATAATTAAATCTAATGATTTTGAAGTCTCTATAACATTTTCAAAATCATCATCAGAAATTACAGAAACCCAAAATGTACCGTGTTCATCATCTGTTTCATTAATTTCTATTATAGCTTTTTCAATATCAGAAAATGTAATATTATCTTTATTATAGCCTTCCAAGTATTGGATGTAGTTTCCAATCATACAAATTAGTTTTTATTTATCAAACCCATTTGGATATTCGCCTTTTACAAGCTCTATTTTCGCTTCTACAGCTTTTTGTAAATCTTCTTGGTATTGGATTAATCTTTCTTGCAAAGTTGGATTAGTCGCGCCTAAAATGCGTGCTGCCAAAATTCCTGCATTCTTCGCCGCATTCACAGCAACTGTAGCAACTGGGATACCATTTGGCATTTGCAAAATAGATAAAATAGAATCCCAACCATCAATCGAATTTGACGATTTAATCGGAACACCAACCACAGGAAGTGGCGTAATAGACGCAACCATTCCTGGTAAATGCGCAGCTCCTCCAGCACCTGCAATAATGACGTTTATTCCACGTTCGTGTGCTGTCTTTGCATAATCAAACATACGTTGTGGCGTGCGATGTGCCGAAACAATTGTTAATTCGAAAGGGATATTAAGTTCTGTTAATAGATCAGCTGCTTGTTTCATGATAGGCAAATCGCTATCACTTCCCATAATAATTCCTACCATAGTTGTGTTATTTTTTTGCAACGACTTTTATCGTTGAGTTGACTTGTTTTATGTTTTGTTTTAATTGTTCTATATCATCATTCACCAATGTTACATGTCCCATTTTTCGACCAGGTTTCGTGATTGTTTTTTGGTACCAATGCAAATAGGTTCCAGGAATTGCTAAAACTTCTTCAATATTTTCGATAACTGCTGGTCCCGTTTCACCTTCTGCACCAATCAAATTAACCATGGCAGATGTTGCGAATAATTTTGTCGAACCAAGAGGCAATTGCATTAAGGTTCTTAACATTTGATCAAATTGAGATGAGTAAGCCGCTTCTATTGTTGAATGACCAGAATTATGAACACGAGAAGCTGTTTCGTTCACCCAAATTGATTGGTCTTTGTTGACAAACATTTCTACAGCAAAAACGCCTGGAGACTGCAAAGCTTTTACTACATCTCGAGCGATTGCTTCTGCACGATCAGTAATTTCTTTACTTAATGAAGATGGAATTAATAGATAATCTAATAAATTATATTCTTCGTTGATGATAAATTCTACGGTTGGATAGGTGACGATATTTCCCAAATGATCGGCAACTGTAACGACAGCAATTTCGCGATCTAAATTCGCAGGAGTTTCGAAAATTGAAGGTGATTGCAACATTTTGTCTAAATCAGCTTCAGATCTTATGAACTGAACACCTTTTCCATCATAACCATCTTTTCGAGATTTCTGAAAAACTGGATAGTTTATATCTTGTTTCGATTTCAATTCTTCCCAATTGTCTAAATCAAAATAAGGCGCAGTCGGAATATTATTCTTGACATAAAATTCTTTCTGAACTCCTTTGTCTTGAATAATCGCTAAAGCTTCAGGATCTGGAACAACTCGTTTTCCAATTGACTTTAAATAGCGTAATGCCTCAACATTGACATGTTCAATCTCGATTCCGATAGCATCTAAATCTTTTCCAAAAGCGATGACAGTTTCATAATCTTTGAAATCACCTTGTACAAAATGGTGTGCATGTGGCGCGCAAGGTGCGTCTGCAGCTGGATCTAAAATACTAATTTCACAAGGATATTGTAATGCATTTTGCAAAAACATATACCCCAATTGTCCTCCTCCTAAAATTCCGATTTTTATCATATTGCGAAGTTAATAAATAATATAATTTCTATTTTTACGAGAACTAAAAAAGTATTGACGAGATGTTAACAAAATGGAGCAGGATTTTATTCTTTGTATTTGTAGGAATTTATTTGACGAGTAAGAGCTTTTATCAATACTTTGTATTTGATATGTTGGTACAATATTCTATATATGCATTAATCATTGCATTTTTTTTGTGTTTGATTTTTAATTATTCCATTCGAAAAGAGAAAAAAAAGAATATTTTATGGTTGCTTCCGCTTGTTGCGATTCCTATTATTGTTTATCAGAATATGGGAAATTTCTATTTTGGGGAGAATGCAAAAGGAGAACAATCTAATTTTAAGATTACCTCAATCAACATTTTTTCTCAGAATGAAGACTTTCATTATTTGAAAAATTATTTAGAAAAAGAAAAAAGTGATGTACTTATTTTACAAGAATTAACTCCAGCATGGCAAAAAAATGTTGAATTTATTCGAGAAGAATATCCTTTCTATAAAGAGGAAGTAAGGAATAATAATTTTGGGATAGCTATTTATTCTAAAGTTCCGCTTACAAAAGTGTCTACAAAAAACTATATAGATGAGATGCATCCGTCTATCTTAGCGGAAATTTCTGTAGACGGTAAACCTGTAAGTATTTTAGCAACACATCCTGTTCCTCCCTTACCAAACCAAGCACGTTTTGAAAAACGCA
This portion of the Empedobacter stercoris genome encodes:
- the purE gene encoding 5-(carboxyamino)imidazole ribonucleotide mutase codes for the protein MVGIIMGSDSDLPIMKQAADLLTELNIPFELTIVSAHRTPQRMFDYAKTAHERGINVIIAGAGGAAHLPGMVASITPLPVVGVPIKSSNSIDGWDSILSILQMPNGIPVATVAVNAAKNAGILAARILGATNPTLQERLIQYQEDLQKAVEAKIELVKGEYPNGFDK
- a CDS encoding 5-(carboxyamino)imidazole ribonucleotide synthase, whose translation is MIKIGILGGGQLGYMFLQNALQYPCEISILDPAADAPCAPHAHHFVQGDFKDYETVIAFGKDLDAIGIEIEHVNVEALRYLKSIGKRVVPDPEALAIIQDKGVQKEFYVKNNIPTAPYFDLDNWEELKSKQDINYPVFQKSRKDGYDGKGVQFIRSEADLDKMLQSPSIFETPANLDREIAVVTVADHLGNIVTYPTVEFIINEEYNLLDYLLIPSSLSKEITDRAEAIARDVVKALQSPGVFAVEMFVNKDQSIWVNETASRVHNSGHSTIEAAYSSQFDQMLRTLMQLPLGSTKLFATSAMVNLIGAEGETGPAVIENIEEVLAIPGTYLHWYQKTITKPGRKMGHVTLVNDDIEQLKQNIKQVNSTIKVVAKK
- a CDS encoding endonuclease/exonuclease/phosphatase family protein; translated protein: MLVQYSIYALIIAFFLCLIFNYSIRKEKKKNILWLLPLVAIPIIVYQNMGNFYFGENAKGEQSNFKITSINIFSQNEDFHYLKNYLEKEKSDVLILQELTPAWQKNVEFIREEYPFYKEEVRNNNFGIAIYSKVPLTKVSTKNYIDEMHPSILAEISVDGKPVSILATHPVPPLPNQARFEKRNQQYELMKHEIDALSTENIILIGDLNCTVYSPNFKLVQSDKLKDARSGFGLQNSWNAFIPIFRTNIDQCWVTKSMKVTNFYRGEDIKSDHFPIVAELKIE